The following proteins come from a genomic window of Nicotiana tomentosiformis chromosome 12, ASM39032v3, whole genome shotgun sequence:
- the LOC104121665 gene encoding O-fucosyltransferase 7 isoform X1 — translation MQQKKKRWRNSVRKVLSCAIAVITFVALLSVHVHVPSFDVTRFPHNKLPMQHEFSYQRLSGERSWIQEFAPPHFSKAPVTASKLDGANWNWTLDKLWRPPPNRDYVRCVAPTSLYTSPPESRGYLLVHTNGGLNQMRAGICDMVAVARIINATLVIPELDKRSLWKDSSKFSDVFDEDHFINSLANDVRIVKKLPKELASAARAVKHFRSWSGVDYYEKEIASMWDEYQVIRAAKSDSRLANNNLPPDIQKLRCRACYQALQFSPQIEAMGKLLVDRMRTYGPYIALHLRYEKDMLAFSGCTHDLSPEEAEELRAIRESIPWWKVKDINPVEQRGKGYCPLTPREVGMFLSALGFTSNTPIYIAAGEIYGGDSHMSDLQSRYPLLMNKEKLSSYEELEPFSKHASQLAAIDYIVSVESDIFIPSYSGNMARAVEGHRRFLGHRKTISPDRKALVRLVNKVDQGTMIEGKKLSDRIIEVHRTRQGSPRKRKGPISGTKGMDRFRSEEAFYVNTLPDCLCQKESAYTNNSNAIV, via the exons ATGCAGCAAAAGAAGAAAAGGTGGAGGAATTCTGTTCGAAAGGTGTTAAGTTGTGCCATTGCTGTAATAACTTTTGTGGCTCTGCTATCAGTACATGTTCATGTCCCTTCCTTTGATGTTACTAGGTTCCCTCACAACAAACTTCCTATG CAGCATGAGTTTTCATACCAAAGATTGAGTGGAGAGCGAAGCTGGATTCAGGAATTTGCTCCACCCCATTTCTCAAAAGCTCCTGTTACTGCTAGCAAG TTGGATGGTGCAAATTGGAATTGGACCTTGGATAAGTTATGGAGACCGCCTCCAAATCGAGACTATGTTCGTTGTGTTGCACCAACTTCATTATATACGT CTCCTCCAGAGTCTCGAGGCTACCTGCTTGTTCATACAAATGGTGGACTCAATCAGATGAGGGCCGGG ATATGTGACATGGTTGCTGTTGCTCGTATCATAAATGCTACTCTTGTAATCCCGGAGCTCGATAAGCGCTCACTTTGGAAGGACTCTAG CAAATTCTCTGATGTGTTTGATGAAGACCATTTCATTAATTCATTGGCAAATGATGTACGGATTGTCAAAAAGCTACCAAAGGAACTTGCATCTGCAGCTAGAGCAGTTAAGCATTTCAGAAGTTGGTCTGGTGTAGATTACTATGAGAAGGAGATAGCTAGTATGTGGGATGAATACCAG GTGATTCGAGCAGCCAAGTCTGACTCAAGGCTGGCAAATAATAACCTGCCTCCTGACATTCAGAAGTTGCGCTGCCGTGCTTGCTATCAAGCCCTCCAATTTTCTCCCCAAATTGAAGCAATGGGAAAG TTGTTGGTAGATCGTATGCGAACCTATGGTCCATACATTGCTTTACATTTGCGCTATGAAAAAGACATGCTTGCCTTTAGTGGATGCACACATGATCTATCCCCAGAAGAAGCTGAAGAACTAAGGGCAATCAG GGAAAGCATCCCATGGTGGAAAGTGAAAGACATTAACCCTGTAGAACAAAGAGGCAAAGGCTATTGTCCATTAACTCCTAGGGAGGTGGGGATGTTCCTTTCTGCTCTTGGATTCACATCGAACACCCCGATTTATATTGCTGCAGGAGAGATATATGGGGGTGATTCCCATATGTCTGATCTACAGTCTCGCTATCCCTTACTAATGAACAAG GAAAAGTTGTCATCTTATGAGGAGCTTGAACCATTCAGCAAGCATGCATCTCAATTAGCTGCAATTGATTATATTGTGTCAGTTGAGAGTGACATATTCATCCCTTCGTACTCGGGGAATATGGCAAGAGCAGTTGAGGGACATCGTCGGTTTCTGGGGCACAGGAAAACAATATCTCCTGATAG GAAAGCTCTCGTCCGGCTTGTCAACAAAGTTGACCAAGGTACAATGATAGAGGGGAAAAAACTTTCTGATCGCATTATTGAAGTTCACAGAACAAG GCAAGGATCGCCTAGGAAGAGAAAAGGACCTATTTCAGGAACGAAGGGAATGGATAGGTTCCGTTCAGAGGAGGCATTTTATGTAAATACTTTACCAGATTGCTTGTGTCAAAAGGAGTCAGCATACACGAACAATTCTAATGCTATCGTGTAG
- the LOC104121665 gene encoding O-fucosyltransferase 7 isoform X2, which yields MQQKKKRWRNSVRKVLSCAIAVITFVALLSVHVHVPSFDVTRFPHNKLPMHEFSYQRLSGERSWIQEFAPPHFSKAPVTASKLDGANWNWTLDKLWRPPPNRDYVRCVAPTSLYTSPPESRGYLLVHTNGGLNQMRAGICDMVAVARIINATLVIPELDKRSLWKDSSKFSDVFDEDHFINSLANDVRIVKKLPKELASAARAVKHFRSWSGVDYYEKEIASMWDEYQVIRAAKSDSRLANNNLPPDIQKLRCRACYQALQFSPQIEAMGKLLVDRMRTYGPYIALHLRYEKDMLAFSGCTHDLSPEEAEELRAIRESIPWWKVKDINPVEQRGKGYCPLTPREVGMFLSALGFTSNTPIYIAAGEIYGGDSHMSDLQSRYPLLMNKEKLSSYEELEPFSKHASQLAAIDYIVSVESDIFIPSYSGNMARAVEGHRRFLGHRKTISPDRKALVRLVNKVDQGTMIEGKKLSDRIIEVHRTRQGSPRKRKGPISGTKGMDRFRSEEAFYVNTLPDCLCQKESAYTNNSNAIV from the exons ATGCAGCAAAAGAAGAAAAGGTGGAGGAATTCTGTTCGAAAGGTGTTAAGTTGTGCCATTGCTGTAATAACTTTTGTGGCTCTGCTATCAGTACATGTTCATGTCCCTTCCTTTGATGTTACTAGGTTCCCTCACAACAAACTTCCTATG CATGAGTTTTCATACCAAAGATTGAGTGGAGAGCGAAGCTGGATTCAGGAATTTGCTCCACCCCATTTCTCAAAAGCTCCTGTTACTGCTAGCAAG TTGGATGGTGCAAATTGGAATTGGACCTTGGATAAGTTATGGAGACCGCCTCCAAATCGAGACTATGTTCGTTGTGTTGCACCAACTTCATTATATACGT CTCCTCCAGAGTCTCGAGGCTACCTGCTTGTTCATACAAATGGTGGACTCAATCAGATGAGGGCCGGG ATATGTGACATGGTTGCTGTTGCTCGTATCATAAATGCTACTCTTGTAATCCCGGAGCTCGATAAGCGCTCACTTTGGAAGGACTCTAG CAAATTCTCTGATGTGTTTGATGAAGACCATTTCATTAATTCATTGGCAAATGATGTACGGATTGTCAAAAAGCTACCAAAGGAACTTGCATCTGCAGCTAGAGCAGTTAAGCATTTCAGAAGTTGGTCTGGTGTAGATTACTATGAGAAGGAGATAGCTAGTATGTGGGATGAATACCAG GTGATTCGAGCAGCCAAGTCTGACTCAAGGCTGGCAAATAATAACCTGCCTCCTGACATTCAGAAGTTGCGCTGCCGTGCTTGCTATCAAGCCCTCCAATTTTCTCCCCAAATTGAAGCAATGGGAAAG TTGTTGGTAGATCGTATGCGAACCTATGGTCCATACATTGCTTTACATTTGCGCTATGAAAAAGACATGCTTGCCTTTAGTGGATGCACACATGATCTATCCCCAGAAGAAGCTGAAGAACTAAGGGCAATCAG GGAAAGCATCCCATGGTGGAAAGTGAAAGACATTAACCCTGTAGAACAAAGAGGCAAAGGCTATTGTCCATTAACTCCTAGGGAGGTGGGGATGTTCCTTTCTGCTCTTGGATTCACATCGAACACCCCGATTTATATTGCTGCAGGAGAGATATATGGGGGTGATTCCCATATGTCTGATCTACAGTCTCGCTATCCCTTACTAATGAACAAG GAAAAGTTGTCATCTTATGAGGAGCTTGAACCATTCAGCAAGCATGCATCTCAATTAGCTGCAATTGATTATATTGTGTCAGTTGAGAGTGACATATTCATCCCTTCGTACTCGGGGAATATGGCAAGAGCAGTTGAGGGACATCGTCGGTTTCTGGGGCACAGGAAAACAATATCTCCTGATAG GAAAGCTCTCGTCCGGCTTGTCAACAAAGTTGACCAAGGTACAATGATAGAGGGGAAAAAACTTTCTGATCGCATTATTGAAGTTCACAGAACAAG GCAAGGATCGCCTAGGAAGAGAAAAGGACCTATTTCAGGAACGAAGGGAATGGATAGGTTCCGTTCAGAGGAGGCATTTTATGTAAATACTTTACCAGATTGCTTGTGTCAAAAGGAGTCAGCATACACGAACAATTCTAATGCTATCGTGTAG
- the LOC104121665 gene encoding O-fucosyltransferase 7 isoform X3: MVQIGIGPWISYGDRLQIETMFVVLHQLHYIRCISSPAPPESRGYLLVHTNGGLNQMRAGICDMVAVARIINATLVIPELDKRSLWKDSSKFSDVFDEDHFINSLANDVRIVKKLPKELASAARAVKHFRSWSGVDYYEKEIASMWDEYQVIRAAKSDSRLANNNLPPDIQKLRCRACYQALQFSPQIEAMGKLLVDRMRTYGPYIALHLRYEKDMLAFSGCTHDLSPEEAEELRAIRESIPWWKVKDINPVEQRGKGYCPLTPREVGMFLSALGFTSNTPIYIAAGEIYGGDSHMSDLQSRYPLLMNKEKLSSYEELEPFSKHASQLAAIDYIVSVESDIFIPSYSGNMARAVEGHRRFLGHRKTISPDRKALVRLVNKVDQGTMIEGKKLSDRIIEVHRTRQGSPRKRKGPISGTKGMDRFRSEEAFYVNTLPDCLCQKESAYTNNSNAIV; encoded by the exons ATGGTGCAAATTGGAATTGGACCTTGGATAAGTTATGGAGACCGCCTCCAAATCGAGACTATGTTCGTTGTGTTGCACCAACTTCATTATATACGT TGCATTTCATCTCCAGCTCCTCCAGAGTCTCGAGGCTACCTGCTTGTTCATACAAATGGTGGACTCAATCAGATGAGGGCCGGG ATATGTGACATGGTTGCTGTTGCTCGTATCATAAATGCTACTCTTGTAATCCCGGAGCTCGATAAGCGCTCACTTTGGAAGGACTCTAG CAAATTCTCTGATGTGTTTGATGAAGACCATTTCATTAATTCATTGGCAAATGATGTACGGATTGTCAAAAAGCTACCAAAGGAACTTGCATCTGCAGCTAGAGCAGTTAAGCATTTCAGAAGTTGGTCTGGTGTAGATTACTATGAGAAGGAGATAGCTAGTATGTGGGATGAATACCAG GTGATTCGAGCAGCCAAGTCTGACTCAAGGCTGGCAAATAATAACCTGCCTCCTGACATTCAGAAGTTGCGCTGCCGTGCTTGCTATCAAGCCCTCCAATTTTCTCCCCAAATTGAAGCAATGGGAAAG TTGTTGGTAGATCGTATGCGAACCTATGGTCCATACATTGCTTTACATTTGCGCTATGAAAAAGACATGCTTGCCTTTAGTGGATGCACACATGATCTATCCCCAGAAGAAGCTGAAGAACTAAGGGCAATCAG GGAAAGCATCCCATGGTGGAAAGTGAAAGACATTAACCCTGTAGAACAAAGAGGCAAAGGCTATTGTCCATTAACTCCTAGGGAGGTGGGGATGTTCCTTTCTGCTCTTGGATTCACATCGAACACCCCGATTTATATTGCTGCAGGAGAGATATATGGGGGTGATTCCCATATGTCTGATCTACAGTCTCGCTATCCCTTACTAATGAACAAG GAAAAGTTGTCATCTTATGAGGAGCTTGAACCATTCAGCAAGCATGCATCTCAATTAGCTGCAATTGATTATATTGTGTCAGTTGAGAGTGACATATTCATCCCTTCGTACTCGGGGAATATGGCAAGAGCAGTTGAGGGACATCGTCGGTTTCTGGGGCACAGGAAAACAATATCTCCTGATAG GAAAGCTCTCGTCCGGCTTGTCAACAAAGTTGACCAAGGTACAATGATAGAGGGGAAAAAACTTTCTGATCGCATTATTGAAGTTCACAGAACAAG GCAAGGATCGCCTAGGAAGAGAAAAGGACCTATTTCAGGAACGAAGGGAATGGATAGGTTCCGTTCAGAGGAGGCATTTTATGTAAATACTTTACCAGATTGCTTGTGTCAAAAGGAGTCAGCATACACGAACAATTCTAATGCTATCGTGTAG